GACCTGACCGTGCGCCATTCCACATGGTGTACGCCGAATCTCTGGCTATGGGCGAAATACCTTGCAGCCATGACCGGCTTCGAGCGGTTGGCGATCACCTTGCGGTAGGACAACTCACGGTGCAGCTCGGCACTGTGCGGCATGGCACGGGTCAGCATCTGGCGCATTTCCCGGTATTCCTCGGTGAAATCCAGCCGGTCGTTGAAATTGATCAGGTTGACGCCGTGGTTGCAGAACGGCGCCGGATCAAAGCTGTTGATGCCGAGCATGATGGACAGCGACTCGGTCAGGTAGCGCGAGATGTTGAGCGCCACCTGGGTCTGGTCTACATATTTTGTGGCGCCTACGTTAGCGCCATGCCAGCGATACTTGATCAGGCTTTGCCCGATGTTCGTGCAATGCGCCACCAGCGCCAGCTGGCCGAAGAGGAAATAATCCTCCGCCAGGCCCGGCACCTGGATGCGTTTGTCTTCGGGCATCGCGCCGATGAAATCGACACCGTAACGCGCACCCAGCCGCTGAATCGCATCGAAGCGCATCGCCACAGTCGGGTGCGCCACCGGCGTGCGGAACGGCGTGCTGATGAGGACGCCGTATTGCCCGGTAGGCATATCGAGCATGCCGATCTTGCGGCCGGAGGCGTCGATCACATCACCCAGCGAGCCGACCAGCACCAGTTCGTCATCGTCATCCAGCGCATTGGCCAGCATCTGCATGCGGTGCGGCAAGGAGACATCATCGGCGTCCTGCCGCATGACATATTTGCAATCGCACAAATCGAGCCCGGCATTCAGCAGCCCGGCGAGCCCATTGGCCCAGGGCAAACGGTGTACGACGATACGCGGGTCGCGTTTGGCATAGGCTTCGGCCAGTTCATAACTGCCGTCGTCGGAACCGTGATCGAGCACCAGCAGGCGCCAGTCGCGATAGGTCTGCTGGCAGATGCTTTCTATGGATTCGGCCAGATAGTCGATGCCATTCTTGACCGGGAGCAATACGTCAAATGTCGCCATGGTTTTTCCTGTTAATCGAAGTTCAGATTCGCTGCTGTGATACCAGCTCGCTGGGCACCGTCCAGGCATTGACGTAGGTCGAGTTCTTGCCGTAGCTGTTATCGATGACGGTGTTGGGTTTATCCATGAGGCAGGCCAGAATGTGTCCGTGCAGTCGGTCGGTGAAAATATGCTCATGACAGCCAAACAGTTCGATGGCCTTGTCCACCAGCTTGGCCGAATAGCGCACCCAGGAATCGGTCAGCAAGCGATTGCCGGCATGGCTCAGCCCGGCCTTGTGCGCGATACGCATGGTTTTGCGGAAACGCTCGATAGACTTCTCGCCGTCGCCGACCAGCTGCGGCCAGTCCGTCGTCGCCAGCACCTCCAGCTCCGCATCTGCCATCAGTGCGTTTTTTTCATCATCGGTGCGGCTGATGCGCAGTGCGCCTTGGGCCGGGAGTTGCGGGTCGGCGCTGATGCGATAGAGCTGATGCGCCATGTCGGGCAGCAGATAGACGTGGTCGGTGAAATCGCTGGCAATCTTGTACGAATTGAAATCCCGCACGCAGATGTGCACATCCGGATGCTGGCGGAAGATGGTGGCAGAACGCTTTCTTTCGGCATCGGACGAAAAGTGTATGGACTGCGGCAGCACGATGATGGTGTTTTGCGGCCGGCTGGCCACCACTTGCTCACGCAAGGGTTGCATACCATAGGCAGAATAAAGGTCGCCGAAATTGCCGCCGCCATGGAA
This genomic stretch from Candidatus Anoxymicrobium japonicum harbors:
- a CDS encoding glycosyl transferase produces the protein MPGRCPASWYHSSESELRLTGKTMATFDVLLPVKNGIDYLAESIESICQQTYRDWRLLVLDHGSDDGSYELAEAYAKRDPRIVVHRLPWANGLAGLLNAGLDLCDCKYVMRQDADDVSLPHRMQMLANALDDDDELVLVGSLGDVIDASGRKIGMLDMPTGQYGVLISTPFRTPVAHPTVAMRFDAIQRLGARYGVDFIGAMPEDKRIQVPGLAEDYFLFGQLALVAHCTNIGQSLIKYRWHGANVGATKYVDQTQVALNISRYLTESLSIMLGINSFDPAPFCNHGVNLINFNDRLDFTEEYREMRQMLTRAMPHSAELHRELSYRKVIANRSKPVMAARYFAHSQRFGVHHVEWRTVRSWLINGLKKQPILTLTPSGLTA
- a CDS encoding exopolysaccharide biosynthesis protein; amino-acid sequence: MNSPIQQHAFLMNTLAGEHEILLGLLRGRPFHYVDIPVHGNIGDLLIMHGTLAFFRKHGLRPRITAPAFAYDPGWIRDDDVIVFHGGGNFGDLYSAYGMQPLREQVVASRPQNTIIVLPQSIHFSSDAERKRSATIFRQHPDVHICVRDFNSYKIASDFTDHVYLLPDMAHQLYRISADPQLPAQGALRISRTDDEKNALMADAELEVLATTDWPQLVGDGEKSIERFRKTMRIAHKAGLSHAGNRLLTDSWVRYSAKLVDKAIELFGCHEHIFTDRLHGHILACLMDKPNTVIDNSYGKNSTYVNAWTVPSELVSQQRI